GGCGTTCTACGTCTTCCCCGAGAGCCCGTGGCCCGACGCCGAGGCGTTCGCGGAGGCGCTGCTCGACGAGACGGGCGTGGCGGTCGTCCCCGGCGACGTCTTCGGCGCGGGCGGCGAGGGCCATCTCCGGGTGTCGTACGCCACCGGTCTCGAGGACCTCCGCGAGGCGATGGCCCGGATCGAGGCGTTCGTCGAGTAACTGCACGCCCAGGGTCCGCCAGAGACCGGCGGTCGTTTGATGGACACGGCGGCAGCAGCGACCGACGGGACAACGGGCCGACGCGGAGCCGATCGGGCGGCAGGTGAGGGTTTTTGTACGATAACCGGACCACCACCGGTGATGGACGTGTTCGGTTCGCAGCGTCACACCGACGAACGCGCCGCTGGCGGTCGGGAGAGCAACGGTACCGAATCCGGATCTCCGGACGGCACCGGAACGGTCGTCGAACGAATCGCGGCTGGGGCCGAAACCGCGAGCACGCTCGCCAGGGTAGTCGATCGGCGCACGGTCGACACCGATCCGTCGGTCGACGAAGACGGATTCTTCTCGACCGCCGACGGACGGACGACGGTCGCCAACCGCTACGACCTCGCGAAGGCGGTCCCCGTAGAGAAGCGCACACACTTCCGAGAGGTGACGCGCTACTGGGTCAACAAACCCTACGCGTTCGTGGTGATCTTCCACTCCGCGAAGGAAAACGAGGAGAAATACTACCTCGTCGAGCCCCACGTCACGGAAATCGAGGGGGATTTAGAGGAGTTCCTGACCCGGAAGTTGAAGACCGCGATCAAGTATTCGAGCGACGAGGTCATGGTCGAGGGCAGCGACGCCGACCGCGGACAAGTCATCGAGACCGAGACCGCCCGACTGCTCGATCGCTATGGTCTCTACGACGGCCCGATCACGGGGGCCGGCGAGTCGGGCGTGATCGCTCGGCTGAAACGCGCCCTCGGAGTGGGGGCGGACGACGGCGACGACGAAGCGCAGGACGGGAACCTCGTCGGGATCGCCGCCAGACCCGAGGCCGCGGTGCTCGACGAGGATGCGAAAGACCTCTCGGAGTACCAGGTCGAAAAGCTCCTCTACCGACTCAAGCGCGATTTCATCGGCTACGGCCGGATCGACGGGATCAAACACGACGTCAACGTCGAAGACATCTCGTGTGACGGCTACAACAGCCCGGTGTTCGTCTACCATTCCGATCGCGAACAGCTGATCTCCAACGTGTACCACGGTGAGGACGAACTCGACGATTTCGTCGTCAAGCTCGCCCAGCGCTCGGGCAAGGGCATCTCGAAGCGCCAGCCCCAGGTCGACGCCACCCTGCCGGATGGGTCGCGCGCCCAGCTCACCCTCGGCTACGAGGTCTCCGATCACGGGACGAACTACACGATTCGGCAGTTCAAGGACGTTCCTTTCACCCCGATCGACCTCATCAACTGGGGAACCTTCAGTCTGGAGGAGATGGCGTACATCTGGCTCTGCATCGAGAATAACAAGTCGATGCTGTTTGCGGGCGGCACCGCCTCGGGCAAGACCACGAGCCTGAACGCGGTCTCGCTCTTCATCCCGAGCAAGGCGAAGATCGTCTCGATCGAGGACACCCGAGAGCTCGAGATCCCCCAGCGCAACTGGGTCGCCTCGGTAACGAGACCGTCGTTCAGTGCGGATGACGCTGGCGACGTCGACGAGTTCAAACTCCTCGAAGCGGGTCTGCGCCAGCGCCCTGACTACATCCTGATGGGCGAGGTCCGGGGCGAGGAGGGTCGGACGCTGTTCCAGGTGATGAGCACGGGTCACACCACGCTCACCACCTTCCACGCCGACAACGTCGGCGAGGTCATCAAGCGCTTTACGACCGATCCGATCAACGTCTCGAAGACGTTGTTCACGGCGCTCGACCTCGTGAGTATTCAAACTGCGACTCGCGTGCGGGGGCAGAAGGTTCGTCGGAACAAGGTGCTGACCGAGATCAACTACTACGACGCCGAGAACGACGAGATCAACGTCCAGGACGTGTTCCAGTGGCAGGCCGAAACCGATGAATTCCTCCGAATGGGGAGTTCGACCACCCTAGAGGAGATCAAGTTTGATCGCGGCTGGGATCAGGATCGGCTTTCATCGGAGCTGTTCCAGCGGAAGGTCGTGCTCGCCTATCTGATCGATAACGGGCTCAACACCTACACCGAGGCCGCCGCGACGCTCCAGGCGTTCATCAACGACCCCGACACGATTCTCGGACTGATCGCGAACGACCGGCTGGAGAGGAGCCTCGACGATCTCCGCGGGATGGAGAGCGTGCTGATCGACACCGATCCGGCGGCGGAGGCAATGGTACCGCGGCCCGATCCCGACGAAGAGTTGGAGGAGCTGACGGGCGCGATCTTGGAGGAGGCCGACGATCGACTGTTCGACGAGTACCGACAGGGAGCGACGCCGCATCTCACCACCGCGCTCGCCGATGGGGGTGAGTGCGCCGAAGGCGCGCGATCCTCGCCAGACCTCCGGTCTGGCGGCGGTGAGCCGAGCAAAGGCCTGCGAACGTCGGAAGACGAGCGAAGCGAGTCTTCCGGAAGTAAGCCGAGCGAAGCGAGGCGAGCCTCGTCAGTCGAGCGAAGTGAGTCTGGCGGTGGTGAGCGCGAGCGCAGCGAGCGCGAACGTCATCGGGCTCCGCCCGATGGAAGTGAGCGCGCCGAAGGCGCGCGATCCTCGCCAGGCATCCGGTCTGGCGGCGGTGAGCAGGCCGGAGGCCTGCGAACCACGCCGGACGAGGACGACGAGTCCGGCGGCGGGCGTGATACAGACGAAACCGACGACGGCGCGGAGGGCGGGAAGTGAGCCACGAAGTAGGAAGCGCGGGCTACGGGGGTGGATCGAGCACGCTCGGCGATCGGTTCTACCCGCTCTATCGGTGGCTGTTCGACGAGGACGGCGATTTCGTCGACGACATGGAGCGCAAGCTCGCGGAGGCGCGGATGGGTGACACCGTCGAGATGTATCTCTCGCGGGCGCTCGGGGTCGGCGTCATCGCGGGTGCGCTGCTGTGGCTCGTGGTTACGCTGGCCGGCTACGCTGCCGTCGAGCTCTACGTCACCGAAACGCCGAAGCTGACCGATCTCCGGGTGCTCCACGGGACGGCGCTCGAACTCTTCGAGGCGATCAAGATCCCGCTGTTCGTCGCGGTCTCGGGCCTCGTCTTCGGGCTCGTCGGCTTCACGTTCGGGTTCGGTACGCTGATCGCGATCCCCTACTTCCGGGCGAGCTCGCGGAAACGGGAGATCAACATGCTGCTCGCGGACTCGGTCTCCTTTATGTACGCGCTCTCGATCGGCGGGCTGAACCAGCTCGAAATCTTCGAGGCGATGGCCGAGGCCGACGACACCTACGGCGAGGTCGCGCGGGAGTTCGAGAGCATCTACCTCGAAACCGAGTACTTCGAGACGGATTACCGAACGGCGATCAGAAAACAGACCACACGGACGCCGAGCGGGGAGCTGAGTCAGTTTCTGACCGATATGCTCTCGATCATCGACTCCGGTGGTGACATGACCGACTTTCTGCAAGACAAGAAGGACAAACACCTCCGGACCGCGAAACAGGAACAGTCGCTGGTGCTCGAAACCCTCGAACTGTTCGGCGAGATGTACATCACGCTCTCGGTGTTTCCGCTCCTGCTCATCATCATCCTCGTCGTGATGAGCATGATTGGCGGTTCCCAGACCACGCTGCTCTACGTCACCGTCTACGCGCTGATCCCGCTGATCGCGATCGGGTTCATGATCCTGGTCTCGACGGTCCAGCAGGACGAGGTCGGCGACGGCTACCTCCGACCGGACGACGTCGAGGGCGAGTGGGTCGGGAAGACGGGGCTCGGCCGGATCACGGATCTCGGTGCGGTTGAGCACTACGCCGGCACGCACGCCGTGTTCGATCGAATCCGGGACCGTGAGGGGACGTATCAAACGGCGAAGCTGCTCGAACGGCCCCACCTGTTCTTCCGAGATCACCCGCTCGCGGTGCTCGCGCTCACGATCCCGGCCACGATCGTGCTGCTCGGGTTCGCGCTCGTCTCGGGTGCCGCGCCACTCTCGATCGATGGGTTCGTCGCGAACCCGATCGGGAGCACGGTGCTGTGGATCTACGTGCCGCTCTATCTGAATCTCCTGCCGCTCGCGGTGTTCTACGAGTGGAACGTCAGGTCGCGCCGACGGATCACCGGCAAACTCTCCGAAAGTCTCCGGAAACTGTCGAGTGCGAACAGTACAGGCCTCACCCTGCTGGAGTCGCTGCGTCTGGTCGCCGACACCTCTTCGGGCCGGCTCGCCGACGAGTTCCGGACGATGCACGCGAAGGTCAACTATGGGACGAGCCTGACCACGGCGCTGGTCGAGTTCAACAACACCTACCACATCCCGCGGCTCGCTCGGACGGTGAACGTGATCGGCCACGCTCAGGAGGCCTCCAGCCGGATCACGGAGGTGCTCACCACGGCGGCGCGGGCAAGCGAAAATCAGGACGACCTCGAACGCGAGCGCCGGTCACGTGCCCGGATGCAGGTCGCGATCATCGTGATGACCTTCCTCACGCTGCTCGGGGTGATGGCGATGCTAAAGGTCAACTTCCTCGGCACGATGGCGAGCACCGCCCAGGAGACGAGTGCGAGCGGCGCGAGCGGGGGTGCGGCGAGCGGTGCAGGCGGCCCGACGAGTTTCGGGAGCAACGTCGACGTCGACCTGATGGGAATGCTGTTCTTCCACGCGGTGACGATCCAGGGGATCATGTCGGGGTTCATCGCGGGCTACATCCGGAGCGGCGATCTGCTCACGGGGACGAAGTTCGCGGTGGTGCTTCCGACGGTTTCGCTGATCGTGTTCGCAGTGATCTAACACCATGTTCGAACCACTCACACAGCGATTACAACGGCTGAGCGAGGATGAACGTGCGGTCTCCCCGGTCGTGGGGTTCGTGTTGATCTTCGCGCTGATCATGCTGGTGTTCACGATCTACCAGGCCGACGTGGTGCCGGCTCAGAACGAGGAAGCCGAGTTCAAGCACAGTCAAACAGTCGAGAAGCAGATGAGCCAGTTGAACGACGCGATGACGGCAGTCAGCGCTACCGGGGCATCGCGCTCACGAACCATCGCAACTGGGATGCAGTATCCGAGTCGCGCGCTTGCGATCAATCCGGGGCCACCCGCGGGATCGCTGCGGTTGGGTCAGAAGAACACGATCGGTCTCAGGGAGGTCAGCGTCGATGGGAGCGGATACTGGGACGAGGCGGACGATGGGAGTGGGGAGCCAGCGTTCGAATCGAAGCCAGTCGTCTACACGGTAAACTACAACAATCAGCAGAACGATCCCCGGTTCACGATCAGGAACGGGCAGTTGTTCAGACAGTACGGCGGTAGTGAGGCGCTTTCGGACGGCGGTCAGGCCGGCGATCCGATTCCCGACAAGCAGATCGATTTGGTACTGGTCGATGGCGACATCAGCCGGAGCGGTCAGAGCACCAGTGTAACGACAAGTGAAGTGAGTAGCTCAGCTGGGTATTTGACGGCTACCACTCACGGAGATACGGTGCTCACGTTCCCGACGACGCTCACTCAGTCGGAGGCACAAAGCACCTTTAACGGCAAATCATACGCCACCCTCGAGGGCTACAACAGCAGGAGCGACAAACCGAACACCATCGACGTCACACTCACATCGGGCGAGCAGTTCCGGTTCCGGATCACGAAGGTCAGTTTGGGCAGTGACGGCAACGCGCCTGCTCACGAGGTCGTCCCGACCGAAGACACGATCGCTCCAGACACGCCGACAGCTACACTCAACGCCACGGTCAACGAATCGGTCTCGTTCAGCGTACTCGTCCGCGACAAGTACGGCAACCCGGTTCCCGGTGTCGAAGTCGAGGCCAACAACGGGACCAACGTCGTTCCCGATTCGACGACGACCGACGACGACGGGGAGGCGACGTTCAGCTACACACCGACAGCGAGCGCCAATCGGACGGTCAACATCACGGCGGGCGAAGTGACATCGACCTACGACACCGCAAGCTACGATGTCACCGTCGAGGAGGGCGAGGAAACCGTCTCGACCGACAACAGCTCCGTCGTCAAGACTGGTTGTGCCGCCTCCGGGAACGCCTCTCTCATTGTCGAGAATACGTATAGCCATCCAGTAGAAGTCAGTATTAGCACTCGGAGTGGGAGTCCGTTTACGCTCCCACCCGATAGCAAAACGACCTATACAGTTGGTGGTGGAGCGATGTCATACCAAATAACCAACAACACGGACCTGATAGCTTCGGGA
The sequence above is a segment of the Halococcus salifodinae DSM 8989 genome. Coding sequences within it:
- a CDS encoding ATPase, T2SS/T4P/T4SS family; the protein is MDVFGSQRHTDERAAGGRESNGTESGSPDGTGTVVERIAAGAETASTLARVVDRRTVDTDPSVDEDGFFSTADGRTTVANRYDLAKAVPVEKRTHFREVTRYWVNKPYAFVVIFHSAKENEEKYYLVEPHVTEIEGDLEEFLTRKLKTAIKYSSDEVMVEGSDADRGQVIETETARLLDRYGLYDGPITGAGESGVIARLKRALGVGADDGDDEAQDGNLVGIAARPEAAVLDEDAKDLSEYQVEKLLYRLKRDFIGYGRIDGIKHDVNVEDISCDGYNSPVFVYHSDREQLISNVYHGEDELDDFVVKLAQRSGKGISKRQPQVDATLPDGSRAQLTLGYEVSDHGTNYTIRQFKDVPFTPIDLINWGTFSLEEMAYIWLCIENNKSMLFAGGTASGKTTSLNAVSLFIPSKAKIVSIEDTRELEIPQRNWVASVTRPSFSADDAGDVDEFKLLEAGLRQRPDYILMGEVRGEEGRTLFQVMSTGHTTLTTFHADNVGEVIKRFTTDPINVSKTLFTALDLVSIQTATRVRGQKVRRNKVLTEINYYDAENDEINVQDVFQWQAETDEFLRMGSSTTLEEIKFDRGWDQDRLSSELFQRKVVLAYLIDNGLNTYTEAAATLQAFINDPDTILGLIANDRLERSLDDLRGMESVLIDTDPAAEAMVPRPDPDEELEELTGAILEEADDRLFDEYRQGATPHLTTALADGGECAEGARSSPDLRSGGGEPSKGLRTSEDERSESSGSKPSEARRASSVERSESGGGERERSERERHRAPPDGSERAEGARSSPGIRSGGGEQAGGLRTTPDEDDESGGGRDTDETDDGAEGGK
- a CDS encoding type II secretion system F family protein → MSHEVGSAGYGGGSSTLGDRFYPLYRWLFDEDGDFVDDMERKLAEARMGDTVEMYLSRALGVGVIAGALLWLVVTLAGYAAVELYVTETPKLTDLRVLHGTALELFEAIKIPLFVAVSGLVFGLVGFTFGFGTLIAIPYFRASSRKREINMLLADSVSFMYALSIGGLNQLEIFEAMAEADDTYGEVAREFESIYLETEYFETDYRTAIRKQTTRTPSGELSQFLTDMLSIIDSGGDMTDFLQDKKDKHLRTAKQEQSLVLETLELFGEMYITLSVFPLLLIIILVVMSMIGGSQTTLLYVTVYALIPLIAIGFMILVSTVQQDEVGDGYLRPDDVEGEWVGKTGLGRITDLGAVEHYAGTHAVFDRIRDREGTYQTAKLLERPHLFFRDHPLAVLALTIPATIVLLGFALVSGAAPLSIDGFVANPIGSTVLWIYVPLYLNLLPLAVFYEWNVRSRRRITGKLSESLRKLSSANSTGLTLLESLRLVADTSSGRLADEFRTMHAKVNYGTSLTTALVEFNNTYHIPRLARTVNVIGHAQEASSRITEVLTTAARASENQDDLERERRSRARMQVAIIVMTFLTLLGVMAMLKVNFLGTMASTAQETSASGASGGAASGAGGPTSFGSNVDVDLMGMLFFHAVTIQGIMSGFIAGYIRSGDLLTGTKFAVVLPTVSLIVFAVI
- a CDS encoding Ig-like domain-containing protein: MFEPLTQRLQRLSEDERAVSPVVGFVLIFALIMLVFTIYQADVVPAQNEEAEFKHSQTVEKQMSQLNDAMTAVSATGASRSRTIATGMQYPSRALAINPGPPAGSLRLGQKNTIGLREVSVDGSGYWDEADDGSGEPAFESKPVVYTVNYNNQQNDPRFTIRNGQLFRQYGGSEALSDGGQAGDPIPDKQIDLVLVDGDISRSGQSTSVTTSEVSSSAGYLTATTHGDTVLTFPTTLTQSEAQSTFNGKSYATLEGYNSRSDKPNTIDVTLTSGEQFRFRITKVSLGSDGNAPAHEVVPTEDTIAPDTPTATLNATVNESVSFSVLVRDKYGNPVPGVEVEANNGTNVVPDSTTTDDDGEATFSYTPTASANRTVNITAGEVTSTYDTASYDVTVEEGEETVSTDNSSVVKTGCAASGNASLIVENTYSHPVEVSISTRSGSPFTLPPDSKTTYTVGGGAMSYQITNNTDLIASGNLDCSG